The genome window TTACAATAAATCGGCTTAATACCAGAAAAACCAGACAACAGAAATAGTCAATCAGGAGAATAGAAAGGGGAATATAAAAGCGAAAGTCGTCTTGTATTTGCCATAATGTAAAAGAAATGGCAACGATTGTGGCTGTACTTCCGGTGGTAGACAGCAGTAAGGAACGCACATCTTCAACGCTTGTATGCCGAACAATTCCCTGATATGATCGCCCATAAAGAAAGAAAGCGACTCGAACGGCTAGGACTACCCCGATATAATACCAGGATGCATAATCCATAACTCGCTCTATGTCAAAATTGAATCGAAGCAAGGAGGCTATGCAGTAAGAACTGACAGCAATTGTCGAATCTATGAAAAGAATGACATAACTAGATATAAATCGATTCGAATGCTTTAGTAAAAGTTTTTCAATCATCTAGGTAGTGGATTTCAAATGTCTATATACCAATCATTCCTACCGAACAAGTTAAGGCATCTTTATTATCAGACAAAAATAAGTTATTATGTGGTCCCAAAAAAACCAATCTGAAGAGAAAATAGTATCTCTTTCTCCAAATATAGTTTAATTATTTATTCAGCAGGTTACATATTGCCATATGCGAGTCTTTAAAAAGATAGTTAAAATCAGTACTTTCCTTTATACGCTTGTTCTGCACGTTGCTACTGCCCAATATCACAACAGCCATTTCGCCTAAAATCAGTCGGAGTAAAGCGGCAGGTATGTTGGGTAACCACAACGGCTTTTTTAGCGCTTCAGCAATATGACGAGTCAGTGTTTCATTAGTCACGGGTGCTGGCGCAACCGCATTGTAAACTCCCTGCCAGTCAGGGCTTTCCATTGCTTCCAGAAATAACCGGCAAAGGTCGTCAATATGAATCCAGGAGATATGCTGCTGTCCTGATCCAAGCGGCGATCCAACGCCCCATTTTACAGGCATGATAAGCTTTGAAAGCGCTCCGCCTTCCACGCTCAGAACCACGCCGATCCGCAGCTTCACCGTCCTGATACCCAAATGAGCAATAGCCTCAGCCGCCTGCTCCCAGGCTACGGTAACCTCGGCCATGAAGTCTTTTCCAGGTGCACTATTTTCCGTTAAAGGCTGATTTCCAGTATCTCCGCCGTAATAGCCAATGGCCGATGAACTAATAAAAGCTTTTACTTTATGACTTGTCTGGGCTAGCGTACGGACCAATAAATCGGTGCTTTGAGTACGACTTTGAAGAATTTCGCGCTTGCGGGAATCTGTCCAGCGGCTATCGGCAATACCAGCACCCGCCAGGTGAATTATGTAGTCGGCAGCAGCAACGGCCTCTGCGTCAATGCGTCCGTTAGAGGGGTCCCATTGATAAACTTTGATATGCTGAATTGGCTTGCCGGAGCGGCTGAGGTAAGAAACTTGATACCCTTTGGCTTGTAAAAGGCGGGTTAGCGGACGGCCAACAGTACCGGTCCCGCCGGTAATCAATACGGTTTGAGGCATAGCAGTCGATTCATCTAATCGCTGATAAAACCTGCTGCTATGCCTATTTGTTGCTCTAACTTTACTTATAAACGTTAGTCTTTTTTGGGTGTTGCCTTTACCTCTGGTAAGGTCTGGCCTGCCGTGGTATCAGCCGGTCTGGCAATAGGGCCATCCAAACTATGCGAAGTTGTATCGCCCTGGATTCCCATGATCGTTGTATCCGTTGTGGCATCTTCGGCAGTTGATGCATTATTCTCTGTTTTACCCGAACAACTCATAATGGTTGATGCTACCAACAGGCCACAGCAAATGGATAGAAACTTATTCCGGCGACTCTGCGCTGGTTGTGCATTTTTGCTTAATTGATTCATCTTTCAAAACGTTG of Tellurirhabdus bombi contains these proteins:
- a CDS encoding TIGR01777 family oxidoreductase: MPQTVLITGGTGTVGRPLTRLLQAKGYQVSYLSRSGKPIQHIKVYQWDPSNGRIDAEAVAAADYIIHLAGAGIADSRWTDSRKREILQSRTQSTDLLVRTLAQTSHKVKAFISSSAIGYYGGDTGNQPLTENSAPGKDFMAEVTVAWEQAAEAIAHLGIRTVKLRIGVVLSVEGGALSKLIMPVKWGVGSPLGSGQQHISWIHIDDLCRLFLEAMESPDWQGVYNAVAPAPVTNETLTRHIAEALKKPLWLPNIPAALLRLILGEMAVVILGSSNVQNKRIKESTDFNYLFKDSHMAICNLLNK